A stretch of the Papaver somniferum cultivar HN1 chromosome 6, ASM357369v1, whole genome shotgun sequence genome encodes the following:
- the LOC113287990 gene encoding splicing factor, suppressor of white-apricot homolog isoform X1, with protein MEVVGRHALLFDDDSAATFVNSQEALVEWNSLLIDRYDVRHLLHTPPPLLKRRRQTPADESEIDHERYLDLLQPQSDDLLSLQQESNSGEGQGAGGTYSAVGFSYGNSDVSADQKNSNSVVGDYGFRPPFPVPENLLQSLPPTEKLHQIMARTALFVSKHGGQSEIVLRVKQGDNPTFGFLMPDHQLHAYFRFLVDHPEILKSEVDSKPQDEDKKTEQNHIADISGGALSLLGSVYESGEEEDDDSLQDADKSADSSVVRGSTHSHVSERVEDSPNLAGKDVGANDRPFPSVKEAALSSKKNRSLSLVPGGKKMDGGAPGSSSTTLEKPVTAKIKPVIVDPPSDMKRTMDKLIEFIVKNGKEFEAVLIEQDAKNGRFPFLLPSNLYHPYYLNILQEAQELKQSGKISSNHQKIDSSAQDGGKKAALSKKNDIGSSNHDLPYDSEKKEKFKMVISGRKKDVQDPPPKPAQEQLEVTIDGEAAAAILQVATRGVRNPRLDMFPKKSLDDSSSPLSGDVEPNSSFGNFSFSSRARSSTPNPVSDARRPSTSLPVDLLRSQSGRSGEKTTFVSVATEADSSEACLTKEQKQKAERLKRAKMFAAMIKGGAAPRLSAEPPDSVNSGLQGSGIKASSFDGPSQSVDSADILVTEELVSREREGSSIPADGDAVGDIDKFKRYDRSDDYKEKQLRKKHHYRSRRLDEDDKDDDDEREHKHSRKKHRSSRHSSHRDRDEHGHRKRHSSSKDRESRHRQKHHSSSEDEQRHRKRSHRHRRESHSERKGDYEEGEISNGDSAKRDAYTDLLQDRVEKSSPLVVNAQPSETTEIPNDLRAKVRAMLLAIQ; from the exons ATGGAGGTAGTTGGACGACATGCTTTACTGTTCGATGATGATTCAGCTGCGACATTCGTGAATTCACAAGAAGCCCTAGTTGAATGGAATTCACTGTTGATAGACAGATACGATGTTCGTCATCTCCTGCATACACCTCCTCCTCTCCTCAAGAGACGTCGTCAGACTCCAGCAGATGAATCTGAAATTGATCATGAACGTTATCTTGATCTTCTACAACCTCAATCTGATGATTTATTATCCCTTCAACAAG AATCGAACAGTGGGGAAGGGCAAGGAGCTGGAGGTACTTACAGTGCTGTTGGATTTTCATATGGAAACTCTGATGTTTCTGCGGACCAAAAGAACTCCAATAGCGTGGTGGGAGATTATGGTTTTCGTCCACCTTTTCCAGTGCCAGAAAACCTACTTCAAAGCCTA CCTCCTACAGAAAAATTACACCAGATCATGGCAAGGACTGCGCTTTTTGTCAGCAAACATGGAGGACAATCAGAAATTGTCTTGAGAGTGAAACAGGGTGATAATCCAACATTTGGGTTCTTAATGCCTGATCATCAACTCCATGCATACTTCAGATTCCTTGTTGATCACCCAGAAATTCTGAAGTCTGAAGTGGATAGCAAACCACAAGATGAAGATAAGAAGACTGAGCAGAATCATATAGCCGATATATCTGGCGGGGCATTATCCTTGCTTGGGTCTGTGTATGAATCAGGGGAAGAGGAGGATGATGATTCACTTCAGGATGCCGATAAATCTGCTGATTCTTCCGTTGTTAGAGGCTCAACTCATTCTCACGTATCAGAACGAGTGGAAGATTCACCAAATCTGGCTGGTAAAGATGTCGGAGCTAATGACCGTCCCTTTCCTTCGGTGAAAGAAGCAGCTCTTTCTTCCAAAAAAAATCGTTCCCTGAGTTTAGTTCCTGGTGGTAAGAAAATGGATGGTGGTGCACCGGGTTCAAGTTCTACTACTTTGGAAAAACCGGTCACTGCGAAGATCAAACCTGTGATTGTGGACCCTCCATCTGATATGAAGAGAACAATGGATAAACTAATCGAGTTCATTGTAAAGAATGGGAAAGAATTTGAAGCAGTACTGATAGAGCAAGATGCTAAAAATGGGAGATTTCCATTTCTTCTGCCGTCCAACCTTTATCACCCATATTACCTAAACATTCTTCAAGAAGCTCAGGAG TTAAAACAATCTGGAAAAATCTCTTCTAATCATCAAAAGATAGATTCAAGTGCACAAGATGGTGGTAAGAAAGCTGCTCTCTCCAAAAAGAATGATATCGGTTCTTCAAATCATGATCTACCATATGACTCTGAGAAGAAAGAAAAGTTTAAGATGGTAATCAGTGGTCGAAAGAAGGATGTTCAGGATCCCCCTCCCAAACCTGCACAAGAACAGCTTGAAGTGACGATAGATGGAGAAGCTGCTGCAGCTATTCTTCAGGTAGCTACAAGAGGCGTGAGGAATCCAAGACTAGATATGTTTCCTAAGAAATCATTAGATGATTCCAGTTCCCCCCTTAGCGGTGATGTTGAACCCAACTCAAGCTTCggtaatttttcattttcttctcgagCTCGGAGTTCCACTCCAAACCCTGTGTCTGATGCACGGAGACCCAGTACTTCACTACCTGTTGATTTGCTGAGATCTCAGTCAGGAAGGAGTGGGGAGAAAACCACTTTTGTTTCAGTTGCCACTGAAGCAGATTCTTCTGAAGCGTGCTTAACTAAAGAGCAAAAGCAGAAAGCAGAGAGACTGAAGCGGGCGAAGATGTTTGCGGCTATGATTAAGGGTGGTGCAGCACCACGTTTATCTGCAGAACCACCTGATTCTGTGAATTCAGGTTTGCAGGGTTCTGGAATTAAGGCTTCTTCATTTGATGGACCTTCTCAAAGTGTTGACAGTGCGGATATTTTGGTCACAGAGGAGCTGGTGagcagagaaagagaaggaagttcaaTACCCGCTGATGGTGATGCCGTTGGGGATATAGACAAGTTCAAGAGGTATGATCGTAGTGATGATTATAAAGAAAAACAATTAAGAAAGAAGCACCACTATAGATCTAGAAGGCTGGATGAAGACGACAAGGATGACGATGATGAAAGAGAACATAAACATTCGAGGAAGAAGCACCGTTCTTCTCGTCATTCTTCACACCGTGATAGAGATGAGCACGGTCATAGAAAAAGACATTCTTCTTCTAAAGATAGGGAATCTCGGCATAGACAGAAGCATCACAGTTCTTCTGAAGATGAGCAGCGGCACCGAAAGAGGTCCCACAGGCACAGAAGGGAATCCCACTCGGAAAGAAAGGGAGACTATGAGGAAGGGGAAATCAGTAACGGTGATAGTGCTAAAAGAGATGCTTACACAGATCTATTACAAGACCGTGTCGAAAAATCTTCTCCGTTAGTAGTGAATGCCCAGCCTTCTGAAACAACAGAAATTCCTAATGATCTCAGAGCAAAAGTTCGAGCCATGTTGCTCGCTATCCAGTGA
- the LOC113287990 gene encoding splicing factor, suppressor of white-apricot homolog isoform X3 produces MYHDQGFVQPPTEKLHQIMARTALFVSKHGGQSEIVLRVKQGDNPTFGFLMPDHQLHAYFRFLVDHPEILKSEVDSKPQDEDKKTEQNHIADISGGALSLLGSVYESGEEEDDDSLQDADKSADSSVVRGSTHSHVSERVEDSPNLAGKDVGANDRPFPSVKEAALSSKKNRSLSLVPGGKKMDGGAPGSSSTTLEKPVTAKIKPVIVDPPSDMKRTMDKLIEFIVKNGKEFEAVLIEQDAKNGRFPFLLPSNLYHPYYLNILQEAQELKQSGKISSNHQKIDSSAQDGGKKAALSKKNDIGSSNHDLPYDSEKKEKFKMVISGRKKDVQDPPPKPAQEQLEVTIDGEAAAAILQVATRGVRNPRLDMFPKKSLDDSSSPLSGDVEPNSSFGNFSFSSRARSSTPNPVSDARRPSTSLPVDLLRSQSGRSGEKTTFVSVATEADSSEACLTKEQKQKAERLKRAKMFAAMIKGGAAPRLSAEPPDSVNSGLQGSGIKASSFDGPSQSVDSADILVTEELVSREREGSSIPADGDAVGDIDKFKRYDRSDDYKEKQLRKKHHYRSRRLDEDDKDDDDEREHKHSRKKHRSSRHSSHRDRDEHGHRKRHSSSKDRESRHRQKHHSSSEDEQRHRKRSHRHRRESHSERKGDYEEGEISNGDSAKRDAYTDLLQDRVEKSSPLVVNAQPSETTEIPNDLRAKVRAMLLAIQ; encoded by the exons ATGTATCATGACCAAGGGTTCGTGCAG CCTCCTACAGAAAAATTACACCAGATCATGGCAAGGACTGCGCTTTTTGTCAGCAAACATGGAGGACAATCAGAAATTGTCTTGAGAGTGAAACAGGGTGATAATCCAACATTTGGGTTCTTAATGCCTGATCATCAACTCCATGCATACTTCAGATTCCTTGTTGATCACCCAGAAATTCTGAAGTCTGAAGTGGATAGCAAACCACAAGATGAAGATAAGAAGACTGAGCAGAATCATATAGCCGATATATCTGGCGGGGCATTATCCTTGCTTGGGTCTGTGTATGAATCAGGGGAAGAGGAGGATGATGATTCACTTCAGGATGCCGATAAATCTGCTGATTCTTCCGTTGTTAGAGGCTCAACTCATTCTCACGTATCAGAACGAGTGGAAGATTCACCAAATCTGGCTGGTAAAGATGTCGGAGCTAATGACCGTCCCTTTCCTTCGGTGAAAGAAGCAGCTCTTTCTTCCAAAAAAAATCGTTCCCTGAGTTTAGTTCCTGGTGGTAAGAAAATGGATGGTGGTGCACCGGGTTCAAGTTCTACTACTTTGGAAAAACCGGTCACTGCGAAGATCAAACCTGTGATTGTGGACCCTCCATCTGATATGAAGAGAACAATGGATAAACTAATCGAGTTCATTGTAAAGAATGGGAAAGAATTTGAAGCAGTACTGATAGAGCAAGATGCTAAAAATGGGAGATTTCCATTTCTTCTGCCGTCCAACCTTTATCACCCATATTACCTAAACATTCTTCAAGAAGCTCAGGAG TTAAAACAATCTGGAAAAATCTCTTCTAATCATCAAAAGATAGATTCAAGTGCACAAGATGGTGGTAAGAAAGCTGCTCTCTCCAAAAAGAATGATATCGGTTCTTCAAATCATGATCTACCATATGACTCTGAGAAGAAAGAAAAGTTTAAGATGGTAATCAGTGGTCGAAAGAAGGATGTTCAGGATCCCCCTCCCAAACCTGCACAAGAACAGCTTGAAGTGACGATAGATGGAGAAGCTGCTGCAGCTATTCTTCAGGTAGCTACAAGAGGCGTGAGGAATCCAAGACTAGATATGTTTCCTAAGAAATCATTAGATGATTCCAGTTCCCCCCTTAGCGGTGATGTTGAACCCAACTCAAGCTTCggtaatttttcattttcttctcgagCTCGGAGTTCCACTCCAAACCCTGTGTCTGATGCACGGAGACCCAGTACTTCACTACCTGTTGATTTGCTGAGATCTCAGTCAGGAAGGAGTGGGGAGAAAACCACTTTTGTTTCAGTTGCCACTGAAGCAGATTCTTCTGAAGCGTGCTTAACTAAAGAGCAAAAGCAGAAAGCAGAGAGACTGAAGCGGGCGAAGATGTTTGCGGCTATGATTAAGGGTGGTGCAGCACCACGTTTATCTGCAGAACCACCTGATTCTGTGAATTCAGGTTTGCAGGGTTCTGGAATTAAGGCTTCTTCATTTGATGGACCTTCTCAAAGTGTTGACAGTGCGGATATTTTGGTCACAGAGGAGCTGGTGagcagagaaagagaaggaagttcaaTACCCGCTGATGGTGATGCCGTTGGGGATATAGACAAGTTCAAGAGGTATGATCGTAGTGATGATTATAAAGAAAAACAATTAAGAAAGAAGCACCACTATAGATCTAGAAGGCTGGATGAAGACGACAAGGATGACGATGATGAAAGAGAACATAAACATTCGAGGAAGAAGCACCGTTCTTCTCGTCATTCTTCACACCGTGATAGAGATGAGCACGGTCATAGAAAAAGACATTCTTCTTCTAAAGATAGGGAATCTCGGCATAGACAGAAGCATCACAGTTCTTCTGAAGATGAGCAGCGGCACCGAAAGAGGTCCCACAGGCACAGAAGGGAATCCCACTCGGAAAGAAAGGGAGACTATGAGGAAGGGGAAATCAGTAACGGTGATAGTGCTAAAAGAGATGCTTACACAGATCTATTACAAGACCGTGTCGAAAAATCTTCTCCGTTAGTAGTGAATGCCCAGCCTTCTGAAACAACAGAAATTCCTAATGATCTCAGAGCAAAAGTTCGAGCCATGTTGCTCGCTATCCAGTGA
- the LOC113287990 gene encoding splicing factor, suppressor of white-apricot homolog isoform X2 produces the protein MIIKLYYYPMPPTEKLHQIMARTALFVSKHGGQSEIVLRVKQGDNPTFGFLMPDHQLHAYFRFLVDHPEILKSEVDSKPQDEDKKTEQNHIADISGGALSLLGSVYESGEEEDDDSLQDADKSADSSVVRGSTHSHVSERVEDSPNLAGKDVGANDRPFPSVKEAALSSKKNRSLSLVPGGKKMDGGAPGSSSTTLEKPVTAKIKPVIVDPPSDMKRTMDKLIEFIVKNGKEFEAVLIEQDAKNGRFPFLLPSNLYHPYYLNILQEAQELKQSGKISSNHQKIDSSAQDGGKKAALSKKNDIGSSNHDLPYDSEKKEKFKMVISGRKKDVQDPPPKPAQEQLEVTIDGEAAAAILQVATRGVRNPRLDMFPKKSLDDSSSPLSGDVEPNSSFGNFSFSSRARSSTPNPVSDARRPSTSLPVDLLRSQSGRSGEKTTFVSVATEADSSEACLTKEQKQKAERLKRAKMFAAMIKGGAAPRLSAEPPDSVNSGLQGSGIKASSFDGPSQSVDSADILVTEELVSREREGSSIPADGDAVGDIDKFKRYDRSDDYKEKQLRKKHHYRSRRLDEDDKDDDDEREHKHSRKKHRSSRHSSHRDRDEHGHRKRHSSSKDRESRHRQKHHSSSEDEQRHRKRSHRHRRESHSERKGDYEEGEISNGDSAKRDAYTDLLQDRVEKSSPLVVNAQPSETTEIPNDLRAKVRAMLLAIQ, from the exons ATGATTATTAAACTATATTATTATCCCATG CCTCCTACAGAAAAATTACACCAGATCATGGCAAGGACTGCGCTTTTTGTCAGCAAACATGGAGGACAATCAGAAATTGTCTTGAGAGTGAAACAGGGTGATAATCCAACATTTGGGTTCTTAATGCCTGATCATCAACTCCATGCATACTTCAGATTCCTTGTTGATCACCCAGAAATTCTGAAGTCTGAAGTGGATAGCAAACCACAAGATGAAGATAAGAAGACTGAGCAGAATCATATAGCCGATATATCTGGCGGGGCATTATCCTTGCTTGGGTCTGTGTATGAATCAGGGGAAGAGGAGGATGATGATTCACTTCAGGATGCCGATAAATCTGCTGATTCTTCCGTTGTTAGAGGCTCAACTCATTCTCACGTATCAGAACGAGTGGAAGATTCACCAAATCTGGCTGGTAAAGATGTCGGAGCTAATGACCGTCCCTTTCCTTCGGTGAAAGAAGCAGCTCTTTCTTCCAAAAAAAATCGTTCCCTGAGTTTAGTTCCTGGTGGTAAGAAAATGGATGGTGGTGCACCGGGTTCAAGTTCTACTACTTTGGAAAAACCGGTCACTGCGAAGATCAAACCTGTGATTGTGGACCCTCCATCTGATATGAAGAGAACAATGGATAAACTAATCGAGTTCATTGTAAAGAATGGGAAAGAATTTGAAGCAGTACTGATAGAGCAAGATGCTAAAAATGGGAGATTTCCATTTCTTCTGCCGTCCAACCTTTATCACCCATATTACCTAAACATTCTTCAAGAAGCTCAGGAG TTAAAACAATCTGGAAAAATCTCTTCTAATCATCAAAAGATAGATTCAAGTGCACAAGATGGTGGTAAGAAAGCTGCTCTCTCCAAAAAGAATGATATCGGTTCTTCAAATCATGATCTACCATATGACTCTGAGAAGAAAGAAAAGTTTAAGATGGTAATCAGTGGTCGAAAGAAGGATGTTCAGGATCCCCCTCCCAAACCTGCACAAGAACAGCTTGAAGTGACGATAGATGGAGAAGCTGCTGCAGCTATTCTTCAGGTAGCTACAAGAGGCGTGAGGAATCCAAGACTAGATATGTTTCCTAAGAAATCATTAGATGATTCCAGTTCCCCCCTTAGCGGTGATGTTGAACCCAACTCAAGCTTCggtaatttttcattttcttctcgagCTCGGAGTTCCACTCCAAACCCTGTGTCTGATGCACGGAGACCCAGTACTTCACTACCTGTTGATTTGCTGAGATCTCAGTCAGGAAGGAGTGGGGAGAAAACCACTTTTGTTTCAGTTGCCACTGAAGCAGATTCTTCTGAAGCGTGCTTAACTAAAGAGCAAAAGCAGAAAGCAGAGAGACTGAAGCGGGCGAAGATGTTTGCGGCTATGATTAAGGGTGGTGCAGCACCACGTTTATCTGCAGAACCACCTGATTCTGTGAATTCAGGTTTGCAGGGTTCTGGAATTAAGGCTTCTTCATTTGATGGACCTTCTCAAAGTGTTGACAGTGCGGATATTTTGGTCACAGAGGAGCTGGTGagcagagaaagagaaggaagttcaaTACCCGCTGATGGTGATGCCGTTGGGGATATAGACAAGTTCAAGAGGTATGATCGTAGTGATGATTATAAAGAAAAACAATTAAGAAAGAAGCACCACTATAGATCTAGAAGGCTGGATGAAGACGACAAGGATGACGATGATGAAAGAGAACATAAACATTCGAGGAAGAAGCACCGTTCTTCTCGTCATTCTTCACACCGTGATAGAGATGAGCACGGTCATAGAAAAAGACATTCTTCTTCTAAAGATAGGGAATCTCGGCATAGACAGAAGCATCACAGTTCTTCTGAAGATGAGCAGCGGCACCGAAAGAGGTCCCACAGGCACAGAAGGGAATCCCACTCGGAAAGAAAGGGAGACTATGAGGAAGGGGAAATCAGTAACGGTGATAGTGCTAAAAGAGATGCTTACACAGATCTATTACAAGACCGTGTCGAAAAATCTTCTCCGTTAGTAGTGAATGCCCAGCCTTCTGAAACAACAGAAATTCCTAATGATCTCAGAGCAAAAGTTCGAGCCATGTTGCTCGCTATCCAGTGA
- the LOC113287990 gene encoding splicing factor, suppressor of white-apricot homolog isoform X4, which yields MARTALFVSKHGGQSEIVLRVKQGDNPTFGFLMPDHQLHAYFRFLVDHPEILKSEVDSKPQDEDKKTEQNHIADISGGALSLLGSVYESGEEEDDDSLQDADKSADSSVVRGSTHSHVSERVEDSPNLAGKDVGANDRPFPSVKEAALSSKKNRSLSLVPGGKKMDGGAPGSSSTTLEKPVTAKIKPVIVDPPSDMKRTMDKLIEFIVKNGKEFEAVLIEQDAKNGRFPFLLPSNLYHPYYLNILQEAQELKQSGKISSNHQKIDSSAQDGGKKAALSKKNDIGSSNHDLPYDSEKKEKFKMVISGRKKDVQDPPPKPAQEQLEVTIDGEAAAAILQVATRGVRNPRLDMFPKKSLDDSSSPLSGDVEPNSSFGNFSFSSRARSSTPNPVSDARRPSTSLPVDLLRSQSGRSGEKTTFVSVATEADSSEACLTKEQKQKAERLKRAKMFAAMIKGGAAPRLSAEPPDSVNSGLQGSGIKASSFDGPSQSVDSADILVTEELVSREREGSSIPADGDAVGDIDKFKRYDRSDDYKEKQLRKKHHYRSRRLDEDDKDDDDEREHKHSRKKHRSSRHSSHRDRDEHGHRKRHSSSKDRESRHRQKHHSSSEDEQRHRKRSHRHRRESHSERKGDYEEGEISNGDSAKRDAYTDLLQDRVEKSSPLVVNAQPSETTEIPNDLRAKVRAMLLAIQ from the exons ATGGCAAGGACTGCGCTTTTTGTCAGCAAACATGGAGGACAATCAGAAATTGTCTTGAGAGTGAAACAGGGTGATAATCCAACATTTGGGTTCTTAATGCCTGATCATCAACTCCATGCATACTTCAGATTCCTTGTTGATCACCCAGAAATTCTGAAGTCTGAAGTGGATAGCAAACCACAAGATGAAGATAAGAAGACTGAGCAGAATCATATAGCCGATATATCTGGCGGGGCATTATCCTTGCTTGGGTCTGTGTATGAATCAGGGGAAGAGGAGGATGATGATTCACTTCAGGATGCCGATAAATCTGCTGATTCTTCCGTTGTTAGAGGCTCAACTCATTCTCACGTATCAGAACGAGTGGAAGATTCACCAAATCTGGCTGGTAAAGATGTCGGAGCTAATGACCGTCCCTTTCCTTCGGTGAAAGAAGCAGCTCTTTCTTCCAAAAAAAATCGTTCCCTGAGTTTAGTTCCTGGTGGTAAGAAAATGGATGGTGGTGCACCGGGTTCAAGTTCTACTACTTTGGAAAAACCGGTCACTGCGAAGATCAAACCTGTGATTGTGGACCCTCCATCTGATATGAAGAGAACAATGGATAAACTAATCGAGTTCATTGTAAAGAATGGGAAAGAATTTGAAGCAGTACTGATAGAGCAAGATGCTAAAAATGGGAGATTTCCATTTCTTCTGCCGTCCAACCTTTATCACCCATATTACCTAAACATTCTTCAAGAAGCTCAGGAG TTAAAACAATCTGGAAAAATCTCTTCTAATCATCAAAAGATAGATTCAAGTGCACAAGATGGTGGTAAGAAAGCTGCTCTCTCCAAAAAGAATGATATCGGTTCTTCAAATCATGATCTACCATATGACTCTGAGAAGAAAGAAAAGTTTAAGATGGTAATCAGTGGTCGAAAGAAGGATGTTCAGGATCCCCCTCCCAAACCTGCACAAGAACAGCTTGAAGTGACGATAGATGGAGAAGCTGCTGCAGCTATTCTTCAGGTAGCTACAAGAGGCGTGAGGAATCCAAGACTAGATATGTTTCCTAAGAAATCATTAGATGATTCCAGTTCCCCCCTTAGCGGTGATGTTGAACCCAACTCAAGCTTCggtaatttttcattttcttctcgagCTCGGAGTTCCACTCCAAACCCTGTGTCTGATGCACGGAGACCCAGTACTTCACTACCTGTTGATTTGCTGAGATCTCAGTCAGGAAGGAGTGGGGAGAAAACCACTTTTGTTTCAGTTGCCACTGAAGCAGATTCTTCTGAAGCGTGCTTAACTAAAGAGCAAAAGCAGAAAGCAGAGAGACTGAAGCGGGCGAAGATGTTTGCGGCTATGATTAAGGGTGGTGCAGCACCACGTTTATCTGCAGAACCACCTGATTCTGTGAATTCAGGTTTGCAGGGTTCTGGAATTAAGGCTTCTTCATTTGATGGACCTTCTCAAAGTGTTGACAGTGCGGATATTTTGGTCACAGAGGAGCTGGTGagcagagaaagagaaggaagttcaaTACCCGCTGATGGTGATGCCGTTGGGGATATAGACAAGTTCAAGAGGTATGATCGTAGTGATGATTATAAAGAAAAACAATTAAGAAAGAAGCACCACTATAGATCTAGAAGGCTGGATGAAGACGACAAGGATGACGATGATGAAAGAGAACATAAACATTCGAGGAAGAAGCACCGTTCTTCTCGTCATTCTTCACACCGTGATAGAGATGAGCACGGTCATAGAAAAAGACATTCTTCTTCTAAAGATAGGGAATCTCGGCATAGACAGAAGCATCACAGTTCTTCTGAAGATGAGCAGCGGCACCGAAAGAGGTCCCACAGGCACAGAAGGGAATCCCACTCGGAAAGAAAGGGAGACTATGAGGAAGGGGAAATCAGTAACGGTGATAGTGCTAAAAGAGATGCTTACACAGATCTATTACAAGACCGTGTCGAAAAATCTTCTCCGTTAGTAGTGAATGCCCAGCCTTCTGAAACAACAGAAATTCCTAATGATCTCAGAGCAAAAGTTCGAGCCATGTTGCTCGCTATCCAGTGA